ACCAGTGTTTTTTCACCGGCTCCGGAAGCGCTTGCAGCGACGCCGACTCGTTCCAGTTGTCGCCGCGGTCCTCGCTGCGGTAGAGCGCCACCGGCTCGACGCCGGTGTAGATCACATCGTCGGAAGTGGAATCGACGGCGACCGAGCGGATGTCGCCGTCTAAAATTTTATTCCAGGTCCGGCCGCCGTCCGCGGTGCGGTAAAGCCCGTCGTGGGTGACGCCGACGTAAACGCGCTCCGGTTGATCGTGACAGCCATGGATCGAATCGATGATGCCGTTCTCGAAGCCGTGGCTCACTTCTTCCCAGCCGCCGTTGTTAGATCGCCAGACGATCAAGCCGTGCTGTGTGCCGGCGTAAAGGCGCACTTTGTCGCTCATAAACTCATCTCCTAATCGTTTAACTGTGAGTCCTCACGGCGCAAGTCTTCGGCCGCGGCCACTCCCTTCGGGATCTCAAATTGCAAATCTCAAATCTCATAATCTGAGATCTGAAATGTGCGATTTGAAATTCCGAGCATAGCGAGGACTTGGCCCTCTTCCTCGCGCCCCTCGGCTTCGTAGTGAACATCGCCCGGTTTATGGGAAAAGCTCGCTCTTTCCCGTCGCCGGCTGGCGGTCCCAGCGCTTTTCCAATTGCGTAAAATAATCCCAAGCGCGCTGCGCCCGCCGCTCAAGGGCGATCTCCGCGCCGAAGGCGCGGCATTCGTTCGGATTGATAATGCCCAAGCTCCCCAGGCAGGATGCCTGGAAGCTCTTTTTGCAATCGTCCTCCAAAACCAGCGCGGCGAAAAGGACCTCTTCAAGATTTTTTCCGACCACGACAATCCCGTGCCCGCGCATCAGGAGCGCGCGGTTTTTGCCGATGACTTTGACCATACGCTGTCCGCGCGCCGGCGTCGTCACAAGATGCGCTTCGCGGTAGAGCGGCACGCCCTCACTGAAGATCGCCCCTTGCAGAGTGACGGGCTGGAATTTGCGTTTGGCGATGGCAAAGAGCGTCGCATAGGGAGTATGAAGGTGAGCGACCGCCAGAGCGTTCTCGCGCCCGGCGTGCAGAGCGGTGTGGATCGGCCATTCCACGGGAGGGCGGCCGGCGCCGAGCGGGCGGCCTCCGAGATCCGTCTCCACCATCTCCTCGCCGCGGAAGTTGGCCTTGTCCGAGCCCATCGCCGGGGTCAGCAGAACTTTTTTGGCCGCGGGATCGTACACGCTCACGTGGCCGAAGAGGCCGAGCATTCCCTGCATCGCGAAGATGCGTCCCACCTTTGCAAGTTTTTCTCTTGATTCGCTTTCGGAACTCATCCTCTCGTCTCCTCTTACTATCTAATGATGCGCTTGCTTTCGAATTCTTTCTTGACCTCTTCGACGAATTTTAGGTTCAGCACCTTCTCGGGAGCCACCGGCTCCTTGAGGTTCATCGGGAGCCTGACGTCATACTCCAACATGTTTTTGATTCCCTCCGGCGAAGGCATGCCCGGCACTCCTTCAGGGAGCGCCTTGACGTAGCGCGCGACTCCGTCGAGCAACATCGCCGGCGTGATGTTTCCGAGCTGGAGTTTTTTGACGGCGATCTGGCTGGACTCTTCCGGCCGCTCGCGTAAAAATACCAGCCCGCGGATCATCGCCCTGAGCCAGCGTTTGATCTGGGCCGGATTTTCCGCGATTTTTTTGTCCATCGTGGCGAATCCCTGAAACGGAAAT
The sequence above is a segment of the Candidatus Binatia bacterium genome. Coding sequences within it:
- a CDS encoding class II aldolase/adducin family protein, with amino-acid sequence MSSESESREKLAKVGRIFAMQGMLGLFGHVSVYDPAAKKVLLTPAMGSDKANFRGEEMVETDLGGRPLGAGRPPVEWPIHTALHAGRENALAVAHLHTPYATLFAIAKRKFQPVTLQGAIFSEGVPLYREAHLVTTPARGQRMVKVIGKNRALLMRGHGIVVVGKNLEEVLFAALVLEDDCKKSFQASCLGSLGIINPNECRAFGAEIALERRAQRAWDYFTQLEKRWDRQPATGKSELFP